The following proteins are encoded in a genomic region of bacterium:
- a CDS encoding DUF362 domain-containing protein yields the protein MAKPVVAVLKTQPETVLDDYAKLMRMANYQSYLPKDKETALKINVSWQVFYPACSTTPWQLEGVIKTMLADGYSADSLYGAHNRTVVVSTKKGEVANKHKPVLEKYGIRNIHLYEKDEEWVTYHPKGEILALFDIFKNGIQIPKRLIGSNIIQLPTIKTHIFTTMTGAMKNAFGGLLHEKRHWTHSVIHETLVDLLTIQKEIHPGVFAVMDGTFAGDGPGPRCMVPHVKDYILASADLVAIDAVSAHMMGFDPLEIRFIRIAHEKGLGCGDFNEIEIVGEDVSEVNWHFQKKANTFASRGQKALYWGPLHFAEKFLLRTFLAPWSYAASIIYHDWYWYPFIGKKRVEEALKTKWGRLFLSY from the coding sequence ATGGCTAAACCAGTCGTCGCTGTCTTGAAAACTCAACCAGAAACGGTTCTGGACGACTACGCAAAGCTCATGCGGATGGCCAATTACCAGAGCTATCTGCCGAAGGATAAGGAGACCGCCCTCAAGATCAACGTGTCCTGGCAGGTCTTCTATCCTGCCTGCTCAACCACGCCCTGGCAGCTCGAGGGCGTCATTAAGACAATGCTTGCGGACGGCTATTCCGCCGACTCGCTATACGGCGCCCACAATCGGACCGTCGTTGTCTCCACCAAGAAAGGGGAGGTCGCCAACAAGCACAAGCCAGTCCTTGAGAAATACGGCATCCGCAACATCCATCTTTACGAGAAAGACGAAGAGTGGGTAACCTACCACCCCAAGGGCGAGATTCTCGCGCTGTTTGACATCTTCAAGAACGGCATCCAGATACCCAAGCGCCTCATCGGCAGCAACATCATCCAGCTCCCCACGATCAAGACCCACATCTTCACGACGATGACGGGCGCAATGAAGAACGCATTCGGCGGCCTATTACACGAGAAGCGTCACTGGACACACTCCGTGATTCACGAGACGCTTGTTGACCTCTTGACCATTCAAAAGGAGATACACCCGGGCGTCTTCGCCGTGATGGATGGCACCTTCGCCGGGGACGGCCCCGGGCCCAGATGCATGGTCCCACACGTCAAGGACTACATCCTCGCAAGCGCCGATCTGGTTGCCATCGACGCGGTATCCGCCCACATGATGGGATTTGACCCGCTTGAGATCAGGTTCATCCGGATAGCGCACGAGAAAGGCCTCGGCTGCGGTGATTTCAACGAAATCGAGATAGTCGGTGAGGACGTCTCCGAGGTCAATTGGCACTTCCAGAAGAAAGCCAACACCTTCGCCAGCCGCGGCCAAAAGGCACTATACTGGGGCCCGCTGCACTTCGCGGAGAAGTTCCTCCTCCGAACCTTCCTCGCCCCCTGGTCATACGCCGCCTCAATCATCTACCACGACTGGTACTGGTACCCCTTCATCGGCAAGAAGCGCGTCGAAGAGGCGCTCAAGACCAAGTGGGGGAGGCTCTTCCTGAGCTATTGA
- a CDS encoding 3-isopropylmalate dehydratase, giving the protein MTVQDSKAPKTSPITGPACLIRDEKGSLIDNIDTDMIFHNAHLHVTDVSKMGQYTFGNLKGWEHFPDIASKYKILIVGRNFGAGSSRQQAVDCLRTLGIDAIVAQSFAPIYFRNAVNSGMAIISFEEAGARHLLEGLEDGAELSVTLQTSEITLPGGRRKTIKCAPMPPVLLSIIEAGGLFEFANIGGGNCEREQEYG; this is encoded by the coding sequence ATGACTGTGCAAGATTCAAAAGCCCCCAAGACTAGCCCGATTACCGGGCCTGCGTGTCTGATACGTGACGAGAAGGGCTCGCTGATCGACAATATCGACACAGATATGATATTTCACAACGCCCACTTACACGTTACAGATGTCTCAAAAATGGGCCAATACACGTTCGGTAATCTCAAGGGATGGGAGCATTTCCCCGATATCGCGTCAAAATACAAGATACTTATTGTAGGCCGCAACTTCGGGGCTGGCTCGTCCCGACAGCAGGCGGTAGATTGCCTCCGAACCCTCGGGATAGACGCGATTGTCGCCCAGTCGTTTGCGCCGATATATTTTAGAAATGCAGTAAACTCCGGCATGGCGATCATCTCGTTTGAAGAAGCCGGCGCGAGGCATCTGCTGGAGGGACTCGAGGACGGGGCCGAGCTGTCGGTAACCCTCCAAACCAGTGAGATAACCCTTCCAGGAGGGAGAAGGAAAACGATCAAATGCGCGCCGATGCCCCCCGTGCTCCTGTCCATTATCGAGGCAGGGGGATTGTTTGAGTTCGCAAACATCGGGGGTGGAAACTGTGAAAGGGAACAAGAATATGGCTAA
- a CDS encoding aconitase/3-isopropylmalate dehydratase large subunit family protein has product MAKTLIERIVSAHTLAEAKPGDVVWLSLDLVTARDFGGANVVAHLEREYPENPVLDPSGTLFTFDCQAPANTIGYANNQQTIRIFAKKHGIRVYDVNGGIGSHVLIDEGHCLPGSTVTGTDSHLNLLGAVGALGLGMGDRDSAFAFKTRKVWFKVPETLRVMMSGGFGFPVTAKDLALHLLGTIGPSGALGMAIEFGGNAVDALGLSGRITLSSLITEAGGVAGLIAPNDEVLDELGIDKADRQGLIASPGDGAVYARELEIDVSELRPKIALPGNPCSVVDVSEVAGTRIDSVLIGSCTNGRYEDISIAASILEGRKVKRDLMLRIAPTTRAIYGRLLKDGILSKLYDAGAIILNPGCAGCAAGQAGMTGRGEVQISTGNRNFLGKQGEGETYLASPVVAAYSAIYGEIRVPE; this is encoded by the coding sequence TTGGCTAAGACACTCATCGAGAGAATAGTCTCGGCGCACACGCTAGCTGAGGCCAAGCCGGGCGATGTCGTCTGGCTCTCGCTCGACCTTGTTACGGCGCGCGATTTCGGCGGCGCAAACGTCGTGGCGCACCTTGAGCGTGAGTATCCGGAGAATCCTGTCCTGGACCCGTCCGGAACGCTATTTACATTCGACTGTCAGGCGCCTGCCAACACGATCGGGTACGCTAACAACCAGCAGACCATTCGCATATTCGCCAAAAAGCACGGGATACGTGTTTACGACGTCAACGGTGGCATTGGTTCGCACGTGCTCATCGACGAGGGGCACTGCCTGCCTGGCTCGACGGTCACAGGAACCGATAGCCATCTGAACCTCCTCGGCGCTGTTGGCGCGCTAGGCCTTGGGATGGGCGACCGGGACTCGGCGTTTGCTTTCAAAACGCGAAAGGTCTGGTTCAAGGTGCCCGAGACGCTGCGCGTCATGATGTCCGGCGGTTTCGGGTTCCCGGTAACCGCCAAGGACCTCGCGCTTCATCTCTTGGGAACCATTGGGCCCTCAGGGGCGCTCGGTATGGCCATAGAGTTCGGCGGAAATGCGGTCGATGCGCTCGGCCTTTCGGGCCGTATTACGCTCTCAAGCCTCATTACTGAGGCGGGCGGCGTTGCGGGGCTGATCGCGCCCAATGACGAAGTGTTGGACGAACTAGGAATTGACAAGGCCGATCGCCAAGGGCTGATCGCCTCGCCCGGCGATGGGGCAGTTTATGCGCGGGAGCTTGAGATCGATGTCTCGGAGCTTAGGCCCAAGATAGCCCTTCCGGGCAACCCTTGCTCGGTGGTGGATGTGTCCGAAGTTGCCGGAACGCGGATTGACTCGGTCTTGATCGGCTCTTGCACCAATGGCCGATACGAGGACATCAGCATTGCGGCGAGCATCCTGGAGGGTCGGAAGGTCAAGAGAGATCTCATGCTGAGAATAGCGCCCACGACAAGGGCGATCTATGGCCGCCTATTGAAGGACGGCATACTCTCAAAACTATACGACGCCGGAGCCATAATACTCAACCCTGGCTGCGCCGGCTGTGCGGCTGGCCAGGCCGGCATGACCGGTAGGGGCGAGGTGCAAATAAGCACCGGTAACCGCAACTTCCTGGGCAAGCAGGGCGAGGGCGAGACTTATCTAGCCAGCCCAGTTGTCGCGGCCTATTCGGCGATTTACGGTGAGATACGAGTTCCAGAATGA
- a CDS encoding UDP-glucuronic acid decarboxylase family protein, whose product MPRSLVTGGAGFIGSHLCDFLLDAGHEVICIDNLITGTTDNIAHIKNERFTFLKYNVTNYLFVNGPLDYVFHLASPASPVDYLELPIQTMKVGALGTLNALGLAKAKNATLILASTSEVYGDPEHHPQKESYWGNVNPIGPRGVYDEAKRFAEALTMAYHRYHAVKTRIARIFNTFGPRMRLRDGRVVPNFICQALANEPLTVYGDGSQTRSFCYVSDLVDGLFRLATSSETDPTNIGNPDEMSILDFAKKINQLTSNEAGIAYRQLPVDDPKCRRPDISKALEVLAWEPKVGLEEGLRRTLDWFKGQV is encoded by the coding sequence GTGCCTAGGTCTTTGGTCACTGGCGGTGCGGGCTTTATCGGCTCGCATTTGTGTGATTTCTTGCTTGATGCAGGGCATGAGGTTATCTGTATCGACAACCTCATAACTGGGACAACAGATAACATTGCGCATATCAAGAACGAGCGGTTCACGTTTCTGAAATACAACGTGACCAATTACCTCTTCGTCAATGGGCCGCTGGATTACGTGTTTCATCTGGCCAGCCCCGCCAGTCCCGTGGACTACCTGGAGCTGCCGATCCAGACGATGAAGGTGGGAGCGCTCGGGACATTGAACGCCCTGGGGCTTGCTAAGGCCAAAAACGCCACGCTTATCCTTGCCTCGACCTCGGAGGTTTATGGGGACCCAGAGCACCACCCGCAGAAGGAAAGCTATTGGGGAAACGTCAATCCTATTGGGCCGCGAGGCGTCTATGACGAGGCCAAACGCTTTGCCGAGGCCCTGACTATGGCCTACCATAGATACCACGCAGTCAAGACCAGGATAGCGAGGATATTCAACACGTTCGGGCCCAGAATGCGGCTCAGGGACGGGCGCGTTGTCCCTAACTTCATCTGTCAGGCGCTTGCGAATGAACCACTCACAGTGTATGGCGACGGGTCGCAGACTCGCTCGTTCTGCTATGTCTCCGACCTCGTGGACGGCCTGTTTCGGCTCGCGACGTCGAGCGAAACAGACCCGACGAACATCGGTAACCCAGACGAGATGTCGATTCTCGATTTTGCCAAGAAGATCAACCAGCTGACGAGTAACGAGGCGGGGATCGCTTACAGGCAGCTGCCTGTCGATGACCCGAAGTGTCGCCGGCCTGACATCAGCAAGGCCCTGGAGGTGCTTGCCTGGGAGCCGAAAGTCGGCCTCGAAGAGGGCCTGAGGCGGACGCTCGATTGGTTCAAGGGCCAGGTTTGA